In Plasmodium vivax chromosome 10, whole genome shotgun sequence, the sequence gcagcaacagtAGCACAGCAGTAGCACCAACAGTAGCAGCAATGTCGTTTGGCCTCGTCCCCCCCCTCTCGCATATTTCATCCTCTCGTGCCACATGACTCCCACGTAACTATTCACTCGCATGACGTGTATCTTTTGTTCGCTCCACTCCGCATGCATGCGCGCATGTGTCACTGCATCGCAGTCCGTGGCGCCGCGTGGAAATTCGCCCCTCTTCGCGCGCACACTGTTTTGAGTTTCCTTCCCGCTTGTTCACCCCTGTTTAAttggcttttttttggtttttttttgttcttttttttgttcttttttttgttcttttttttaccgcttttcccctttgcttcCTTTCCGCGTTTTCCACGGATCCCTCCCCCCGCACGCACCTCGCGATGGAAAATCCACTCGCCAGAATGTGCAGGGCTAAGTATTTGTTCGCCCTCGCCGTGTGTGTGATTGCCCTGCTGATGAGGGGGCACTCCTCGGTCAAGTGCACCCGCGCGGGGGCTCCCCAGGGGAAGATCTCTCTTTTTCTGGAGACAAAGGTGAACAGGGGAAAAGCCAACCAAGGGAGGGAACGGCGATATGAGAAGCAGCCCAGTCAGAATGGAACatcttcccccttccccccgcaGTTGCGCTTTACTCACTGGAACTCCCCCCCCAGAGTTTACCCTCCCCCATGGACATGTCTCGTCACCTATatgctttcccccctctctttttttttactgccACTCCCTGCAGCTGGCCGACTTGGGAATAGCCGACCCCCCCTACACCGTTTTCAACTTCGCAACGGAGGCTGCCAACACCACTGACGTCTTAGAGGGTTAAGTTCAAAAGGGCAAGCGCAAAAagaagcgtaaaaaaaaaaaaaaaaaaaaaatgttcatcaGATGAAGGGGCCAAAGTGCGCTCTGCTGGGGGGGTACCACTAGGTGGTGCAAACTGAGGGTGATCAGAAGGGTGTACTTCCGTTGGGG encodes:
- a CDS encoding hypothetical protein, conserved (encoded by transcript PVX_097875A) gives rise to the protein MENPLARMCRAKYLFALAVCVIALLMRGHSSVKCTRAGAPQGKISLFLETKLADLGIADPPYTVFNFATEAANTTDVLEDELRRKENKAMRRFRHDLNEKKERTANLLTSLLKNSLHFFDAEHEHS